TGGCCGTCGACGATCACTCGCGCATGGTCTTCGCCCAGATGCTGGCCGATCAGAAGGCGGAAACCACGATCGGTTTTCTGCACGCGGCGGTTGAGTTTTTCGCCAGCCATGGTATCGGCATCCGCGCGCTGCTGACCGACAACGGCAGCAGCTACCGCTCTCGCCAGTTCCGTCAGGCTTGCCAGCAGATGGCCATCAAACACAGCCGCACTCGGCCCTATACCCCCAGAACCAACGGCAAGGCCGAGCGCTTCATCCAGACAGCCATGCGCGAATGGGCTTACGCCAAACACTGGACCGACTCCAGCCAGAGAGATCAACACTTGCAGTCCTGGATCCACTACTACAACCACGAAAGACCTCATGGTAGCCTCAACTACAAACCGCCAAGCAGCCGATCCCAAGAAGGAACAACCTCTTGACCTTCTACAGCCACCCAAAATGCTTCGCTGACCCGCTGACTTGCTAACTCGCCGACCCGCTGACCCGCTGACCCGCTGACCGGCTGACCCGCTGACTCGCTGACGCCCCCCCTGGCTACTCTTCCTCGCCGCGCTGCTTGCGTTCGCGGTTGGCTTTGGCGGAGAGCTCTTCGAGCTGGCGGCGCCAGTCGAGCGACTCGATGAAGGGCTCGGACTCGCGCCAGCGATCCTTCACCTTGACGTGCAGTTCGAGGTAGACGCGCGTGCCGAGCAGCGACTCGATCTCCTTGCGGGCGCTGGCGCCGATTTCTTTGAGCTTCGAGCCGCCTTTGCCGATCAGGATCGCCTTCTGTCCCGGGCGCTCGCAGTAGATGGCCGCGGCAATGCGCGTGAGCGGATTGGTTTGCGAAACCGGCTCCTCATACTGCTCGATGATGACGGCCGAGGCGTAGGGCACCTCTTCGCCGGTCTCCATCAGGATGCGCTCGCGGATCAGCTCGGCGACCAGGAAGCGCTCCGGCTGGTCAGTGAACTGGCCCTCGGGGAAGTAGCGCTGGCCCTCAGGCAGGTAATCGACCAGCTTGGCCAGCAGCTCATCGAGACTGTTGCGCTTGCGGGCGGAGATGGGAAAGACCTCGGCAAAGTTGTGCAGGCGGCTCAGCTCGGCGATGAGCGGCGCGAGCGTTTCGCGGTCAACGAGATCGATCTTGTTGATGACGAGGAAGACCGGGCAGTCGAGCTTGCGGATGAGCTCAAAGACAAAGGCGTCTTCATTGCTCTCCAGCAGATCGCGCTGGGTCTTCGTCTCGCCCTCGGCGGCCGCGGCCTCGGCGAGCGCCACGCGGCGCGAGGCGTCGACCATCCAGATGACGATGTCGCGGGTCTCGAGCGCGGCATGCACCTCTTGCAGCATGCGGCGATCGAGCGTGTTGCCGGGCTTGTGCACGCCGGGCGTATCCACAAAGACGATCTGCGCGGCGGGGCGCTTGCCGGCCTTGGTGTTCTGGGCCGGCACCTCGACGATGCCGTGGATGCGGTTGCGCGTGGTCTGCGGCTTGCTGGTGACAATGGCCACCTTTTCGCCGGCGAGCGCGTTGAGCAGGGTAGACTTGCCGGCGTTGGGGCGGCCGACGATGGAGACGAATCCAGAGCGCATTTTCATTCCTGTGTGTCCTCGGGCAGGCGCGCGATGCGCATGCGCTCGATGCGGCGGTCAGTGGAGGCGAGAATCTCAAAGCGCATGCCGAGCTGCTCGACGACCTCGCCGGCCATGGGGATGCGCCCGGCCAGCTCGCTGACAAGCCCGGCGACGGTGGTGGCATCCATATCCTGCGGAATCTCGACCTCTTCATGCAGCAATTCTTCGAGCGTGGAAATTTCAAGCGTGCCCGGCACGATGAGCGAGCCCGAAGGCTCGCGAACCACCTGGGCGAGGTCGTGATCCTCATGCTCGTCGGTGATGGAGCCGACGATTTCTTCGAGCAGATCTTCAATGGTGACCAGGCCGGCGACGCCGCCGTACTCATCAATCACCAGGCGCATATGCTGCTTTTCCATCTGCATTTCGCGCAGCAGCGCATT
The DNA window shown above is from Acidobacterium capsulatum ATCC 51196 and carries:
- the era gene encoding GTPase Era, which produces MKMRSGFVSIVGRPNAGKSTLLNALAGEKVAIVTSKPQTTRNRIHGIVEVPAQNTKAGKRPAAQIVFVDTPGVHKPGNTLDRRMLQEVHAALETRDIVIWMVDASRRVALAEAAAAEGETKTQRDLLESNEDAFVFELIRKLDCPVFLVINKIDLVDRETLAPLIAELSRLHNFAEVFPISARKRNSLDELLAKLVDYLPEGQRYFPEGQFTDQPERFLVAELIRERILMETGEEVPYASAVIIEQYEEPVSQTNPLTRIAAAIYCERPGQKAILIGKGGSKLKEIGASARKEIESLLGTRVYLELHVKVKDRWRESEPFIESLDWRRQLEELSAKANRERKQRGEEE